A window of the [Chlorobium] sp. 445 genome harbors these coding sequences:
- a CDS encoding translation initiation factor IF-2, with the protein MSEEKKYKIADIAEELAVSAKDLLDFLRENNVKVASPSTKVAESVREMIFENFSDAKKLSDIHRKLKAEKERKKKALDTKAEPTLKATKPKRLSSPSKEEHSGSDVAIAANAVASEAAATSLSVEPAPFVATTPVLQSTPYQPEVAELEAETQDLVQDLEVTLPEPAPATDTPAASSQSDDSLLSETHSHPPTDESSSVAEELEPALAPDVTSTLASDEVSFDNVAAQAPPISPPDEVAPTSAEEAKVALDRVEPVEEKTDLQREIERQQAEISSKFNTSENVGGLRVLGEIDLFKKKKKKEKKKRFGEQARDLTEQATTERHAAPASPKVPQVQPQATEAKKAQPAVESPKQEFFTTEPETSTKKEALDDKVEGSRQSSKAKKKSKRHEIDEKIIERNIRETMLSELGEVSSRQKFRKQRKREREEKMELAAAQREAEDKIIKITEFATTHEFADLMGITPKEVIEKCFRMGKFITINQRLDRETMELLALEFGREIQFISDVEATQIQTEEDNPEDLAKRPPVVTIMGHVDHGKTSLLDYIRRSNVVAGEAGGITQHIGAYEVTLENGEKITFLDTPGHEAFTAMRARGVQVTDIVILVVAADDSVMPQTIEAINHAKAAGVPIVVAINKIDKPEANPDKIRAQLAENGVTVEEWGGDVQCQEISAKKGLGVRQLLDKVLAQADLMNLTANYNPKRLPKGIIIEAELDKGKGAVATVLVQTGLLRVGAPFVAGIAYGRVRAMLDERGRRVEEAHPSQPVRVLGFEALPEAGDVFNVMPSDREAREVALRRQLIRREQMMRQTARVKLNEISKQAQSGAIKELRIVLKADVGGSIEALADGLMKTSTNEVKVDIIHKGVGQITESDVLLAAASDAIIIGFRVRPNINAKRLAEKENIDIRFYSVIYHALEEIKDALEGMLSPTLSENTIGTAEVREVFRISKVGNVAGCHVIEGKIRRDAKVRLLRDGVQIYEGELSSLKRFKDDVKEVDSGFDCGLTLAGYDDIKVGDVIESYETVETKRKLTAE; encoded by the coding sequence ATGAGCGAAGAAAAGAAGTATAAGATTGCGGACATCGCAGAAGAATTAGCTGTTTCTGCTAAAGACCTGCTTGACTTTCTGCGCGAAAACAATGTAAAGGTTGCCTCACCTTCCACGAAGGTCGCAGAAAGTGTGCGCGAGATGATTTTCGAAAACTTCAGTGATGCCAAGAAACTCAGCGATATTCATCGCAAACTCAAAGCCGAAAAAGAGCGCAAAAAGAAAGCCCTTGATACCAAAGCAGAACCGACGCTCAAAGCCACAAAACCCAAGCGTCTTAGTTCTCCAAGCAAAGAAGAACATTCTGGCTCCGATGTTGCGATAGCTGCTAATGCCGTTGCGAGCGAAGCTGCTGCGACTTCCCTGTCTGTTGAACCAGCACCTTTTGTTGCTACAACACCTGTACTTCAAAGCACCCCCTATCAGCCTGAGGTCGCAGAACTTGAGGCTGAAACTCAAGATCTTGTTCAGGATCTTGAAGTTACCTTGCCCGAACCTGCACCAGCAACGGACACACCCGCTGCGTCAAGTCAGTCCGATGATTCACTTCTTTCAGAGACACACTCGCACCCGCCCACTGATGAATCCAGCAGTGTTGCTGAGGAATTAGAACCTGCTCTTGCGCCAGATGTGACTTCGACTTTAGCCTCTGATGAGGTTTCATTTGACAATGTGGCGGCTCAAGCCCCGCCGATTTCTCCTCCTGATGAAGTTGCGCCTACATCTGCAGAGGAAGCAAAAGTGGCGCTTGACCGTGTTGAGCCCGTCGAAGAAAAGACCGATCTGCAGCGCGAAATCGAGCGTCAGCAAGCTGAAATTTCCAGCAAGTTTAACACTTCCGAGAATGTCGGTGGCTTGCGTGTGCTGGGCGAGATTGATCTTTTCAAGAAGAAAAAGAAGAAAGAAAAGAAAAAGCGGTTCGGCGAACAAGCGCGCGACCTTACCGAACAAGCTACCACAGAGCGTCATGCTGCACCTGCATCACCTAAAGTGCCGCAGGTACAGCCTCAAGCCACTGAAGCAAAAAAGGCTCAACCTGCTGTGGAATCGCCTAAGCAAGAGTTCTTCACGACAGAGCCAGAGACCTCAACCAAGAAAGAGGCTCTCGATGACAAAGTAGAAGGCAGTAGACAGAGCAGTAAAGCAAAGAAAAAAAGTAAGCGACACGAAATTGATGAAAAAATTATTGAGCGTAACATTCGCGAAACGATGCTAAGCGAACTTGGTGAAGTTTCTTCTCGACAGAAGTTTCGTAAGCAACGTAAGCGCGAGCGTGAAGAAAAAATGGAACTGGCTGCGGCGCAGCGCGAAGCTGAAGACAAAATCATCAAGATTACAGAGTTTGCTACCACCCATGAGTTTGCCGACCTCATGGGCATCACGCCAAAAGAAGTCATTGAAAAGTGCTTCCGAATGGGCAAGTTCATTACCATCAACCAGCGCCTTGACCGTGAAACCATGGAGCTTTTGGCGTTGGAATTCGGTCGTGAAATTCAGTTCATCTCCGATGTGGAAGCCACGCAAATTCAAACTGAAGAGGATAATCCCGAAGACTTAGCCAAGCGTCCACCTGTCGTAACGATTATGGGGCATGTCGATCATGGCAAGACCTCGCTCTTGGATTACATTCGGCGTAGTAATGTTGTGGCTGGCGAAGCGGGTGGTATTACGCAGCATATTGGTGCCTATGAAGTTACGCTGGAAAATGGAGAGAAAATCACCTTTTTGGACACGCCCGGACACGAGGCTTTCACAGCGATGCGCGCCCGTGGTGTCCAAGTTACTGATATCGTCATTCTCGTTGTTGCAGCCGACGATAGTGTGATGCCTCAAACGATTGAAGCGATCAATCATGCCAAAGCTGCCGGTGTGCCAATTGTCGTTGCCATCAATAAAATCGATAAGCCTGAAGCCAATCCTGATAAGATTCGTGCCCAACTTGCCGAGAATGGTGTTACGGTTGAGGAGTGGGGCGGCGATGTGCAGTGTCAAGAAATTTCCGCAAAGAAAGGTCTTGGGGTGCGCCAACTTTTGGATAAAGTGCTTGCACAAGCTGATTTGATGAACTTGACTGCCAATTACAATCCGAAGCGTTTACCGAAAGGGATTATCATTGAAGCAGAACTCGACAAAGGCAAAGGTGCAGTTGCTACCGTTCTTGTTCAAACTGGGCTGTTGAGAGTCGGTGCGCCTTTCGTGGCGGGGATTGCTTACGGTCGTGTACGCGCCATGCTTGATGAACGAGGTCGGCGCGTTGAAGAAGCGCATCCTTCGCAACCTGTGCGCGTTCTTGGCTTTGAAGCCTTGCCCGAAGCCGGCGATGTGTTTAATGTGATGCCTTCCGACCGTGAAGCACGAGAAGTAGCTCTCCGCCGTCAACTTATCCGACGCGAGCAGATGATGCGCCAGACTGCACGCGTCAAACTCAATGAAATCTCCAAACAAGCTCAAAGCGGCGCAATTAAAGAACTGCGCATTGTGCTTAAAGCGGATGTCGGTGGCTCTATTGAAGCGCTTGCTGATGGGCTCATGAAAACGAGTACCAATGAAGTCAAGGTTGATATTATCCATAAGGGCGTGGGACAAATTACTGAAAGTGATGTCTTGCTGGCTGCAGCTTCTGATGCGATTATCATCGGCTTTCGTGTCCGCCCGAATATCAATGCGAAACGGCTTGCTGAAAAAGAAAATATCGATATTCGCTTCTACAGCGTCATCTACCACGCACTCGAGGAAATCAAAGATGCGCTCGAAGGCATGCTCTCGCCTACGCTCTCCGAGAATACTATCGGCACCGCTGAAGTACGCGAAGTCTTCCGCATTTCAAAAGTTGGCAATGTTGCAGGCTGTCATGTCATTGAAGGCAAAATTCGCCGTGATGCCAAAGTGCGCCTGCTACGCGATGGTGTACAAATCTACGAAGGCGAGCTTTCTTCACTCAAACGCTTCAAAGATGATGTCAAGGAAGTCGATAGTGGCTTTGACTGCGGTCTTACACTAGCTGGCTACGACGATATCAAAGTCGGCGATGTCATTGAGTCTTATGAAACTGTAGAAACCAAACGCAAACTTACAGCAGAATAA